Within the Heptranchias perlo isolate sHepPer1 chromosome 39, sHepPer1.hap1, whole genome shotgun sequence genome, the region TAGTGTTTGGGAAATAGTCTTTCCTCTTTTTAATTGGTTAAAGTGTCGACCAATCACGTTCTAGAGAAGTAGCGTTCTGCGAAAAGACGACCAATCGCATTGTAGAGGTGGAAAGCAACTTGTCTATTGGGGACTGGCCGGCCTTTCTCACCAATCAGAAACCTCAGAGACTTTCCATGAGCACCACCAAGGAAGGTCCATGGGGGCATTAGGAATATATTATCAACACAAAGAGATGACAAGGCAAAGCCCATACTCTTCAAGGACCAGAGAATGGTCACACAGGCAAACCAGTCTGAATATCAGACCTGATAGCTCACTTGTTAGTTGTTGGGATTTTCTAATTGCTCTCTCCATGAGGAGTACCAGTTTAAATAACATTAAATAACaataaatataaattaaatataaattaaataaagGGACCAGTTGATGACAGAGTGGCCTGAAATGAGAAAATCAGCGTATTCAGAGCACTGTTATCCTACAACTGCCCCGTTACACATTTACAACACACTTCATCTACTTTAACATAAAGAATCCCGCACAGCAGTGCAGCCTGagacacatacccacacacccaGTGTTAAAGGTGTCTCAGAGAACAGGAACattatagggacaggagtaggtcattcagatcCGCCCTGTGCTGGGTGTGAATCTGGAGTGACAGAGGTGAAAgtgcagtgtgataacccaccccACTGCCCAATCCTTCCGATCCGAATACATTTGATATTTTCCGTCTCTACAAGTCTTTAAATAAAATGGTGGAGAGATGAGTCTCTTTGTCCAATTAGTGCCAGATAGGACCATGTGTCCCGAACAGTTTCTGCTGTCTTTCAATTTGAAAATCTCGATCAGTCATCGTCGCTCACCATTCGCTAGAAGTAACTTGGGCTCCTCACAAAGCGAATATTCCAAAGAAGCTCTTTCCCTCGGCAGTGTCGACGTATCCCACCACCTCCTCGTTGACCCTGGAGAAGATCTGATCTCCCTCCTCGAACTCAAATATGGCCCCCTGGTAGGAGGTCTTGTACCAGGGCTCTCCGTGTTTGCCGTAGTGACAGGTGGACTTGGTGGCTTTCAGTAGCAAGGATTCCTCCGGGTAGCTCGCCGATAACTTGGAGAGTTCGTGGCTGAGAAAGATGGGCTGGCCCTGGCAGCCCATTCTGAAGAAGACCACCTGGGTGTAGACAAAGTACAGACCGGGGGTCTTAATGACGAGTCTGTTGTCTTTGAACTCCACGCCCTCAGATAAGGTGGAGTCCGCCTCGTTCTGCCAAATCACATTCTTTCCTTCAATGCTTTGTGAAgctgagaggagaaagagagggaacaaCATAAGGATAGAATAAGGaaggacttgcttttatataacacctttcacgacctcagtgcgtcccaaagtattttacagccaatgaagtacttttgaagtgtaatcactgttgtaaagtaggagacgcagcagccaatttgcgcatagcaagatcccacaaacagtaatgaaataatgaccaggtaatctgttttttagtgatgttgtatgagggaggaatattggccgggacaccggggagaactcccctgctcttcttttatgtccacctgagaggggcagacagggcctcggtttaacgtctcatctgaaagatggcacttctgacagtgcagcactcccccagtactgcagttGAAGCCTCCAAAGTCATTAGAGAAAAGATACATTCTTGCCAGTCCTGTTGGCTTTGAAGCAAATCCCCAAAGGTGAAAGACCAACACCTGACTTACTGCAGACATCCAAGTATTCCTTGGCTTTTAACAATGGTAGTTCCCAAACTATCCCTTCCCTTCTGTTCTTCCTAAACCATTTGCCACTTGTAGCTCAGGTGGTGGCTAGGGTGAATCTCCCCCTGATATTTCCCCGTCTGCTCGTATGGACAAGCCAAACCTCAGCTTGGTGTCTCTCGGACAGTGATCGGGATGAGATAGAGATCTCTCACCTGCACCCCACTGATTCTGATGCCcactgcagttgaatagcctactgcCACTCTCAGTCTCAGCTCACACATCAAGAATGACCACCGGAGAATCATGCTACAGTAAGAGTGGCTATCTTCAGGACCTGGGTCTATTAATGACATTAAAAATAGTCTCGTACCTGTCAGGTGAGCTGCGATTTTCCTCCTCGGATCATTTCCCACCTGCATCATGTGATGAGACTGACCTAGAACAGAAAAGCCGGACTCtcagtcactattataatgtacCTGTACTGAAAACTGACTGACaatgagatagaaagagagagagagcgagagagggagataaagatagagagatagagacagagagattgatAGCGAGAGATTGATGAAGAGAGAgattgatggagagagagagggagagagggagagaaagatagagagagagataaagagagagagagattgaaagagagattgatagagagagagattgatggagagagagagattgatagagagagagattgataaagAAAGAGAttgttagagagagagattgatagagagagattgatggagagagagattgatggagagagagattgataaagagattgatggagagagagattgatagagagagagattgatagagagagagattgataaagagattgatggagagagagattgatagagagagagattgatagagagagattgataaagagattgatggagagagagattgatggagagagagattgatggagagagagattgataaagagattgatagagagagagattgatggagagagagattgatagagagagagattgatagagagagagattgacggagagagattgatagagagagagattgataaagagattgatagagagagagattgatggagagagagattgataaagagattgatggagagagagattgatggagAGAGCACTCACCACTGTTACCAGGGCTGGTCATCACAACTGACTGAGTTCTCAGATCCTGTATTTGGGCATTCCCAGAGTTCAGTGTTACTTTCTGTA harbors:
- the LOC137304973 gene encoding tumor necrosis factor-like, giving the protein MSNEQKLLDLENGGVLVVRKTEEKSNCFWQALCATAVLGLLTVSSYLILCQLGVLPSNQKVTLNSGNAQIQDLRTQSVVMTSPGNSGQSHHMMQVGNDPRRKIAAHLTASQSIEGKNVIWQNEADSTLSEGVEFKDNRLVIKTPGLYFVYTQVVFFRMGCQGQPIFLSHELSKLSASYPEESLLLKATKSTCHYGKHGEPWYKTSYQGAIFEFEEGDQIFSRVNEEVVGYVDTAEGKSFFGIFAL